In Candidatus Stygibacter australis, the genomic window TCTGATAATGAACATGTCCATCTACTAAACTGAATAAAGTGAAATCATTTCCAAGTCCTACATTTTCACCTTTATGGATCCGGGTGCCCCTTTGTCTCACTAATATGTTCCCGGCTCTCACAAATTCACCACCATATTTTTTTACGCCCAGGTATTGAGCATTACTGTCTCTTCCGTTCTTACTTGAGCCGACTCCCTTTTTATGTGCCATGCTGCCCCCTAATTAATTTATTATCTCTTTTACCTTGATCATGGTGAAATTCTGACGATGTCCCTGCTTCTTCTCATATGTCTTACGACGTTTCTTCTTGAAGACAATGATTTTTTTCTCTTTACCATGACTTAATACTTCACACATTACTTTAGCATTTTCGATGGTGGGATGACCTATCTGGATATCATCAGAATCTTTGAACATCAACACACGCTCTATAGCCAATTCTGTGCCTGGTTCCAAATCTTCGCCAAGAAATGCCACTTTCAGTACCTGGTCTTTTTCGACTTTGTACTGGCTTCCTTTAAACTCTACTATCGCGTACATAATATATCTCCTTAAAAA contains:
- the rpmA gene encoding 50S ribosomal protein L27 yields the protein MAHKKGVGSSKNGRDSNAQYLGVKKYGGEFVRAGNILVRQRGTRIHKGENVGLGNDFTLFSLVDGHVHYQTKKANKKFVSVIPKEN
- the rplU gene encoding 50S ribosomal protein L21 — encoded protein: MYAIVEFKGSQYKVEKDQVLKVAFLGEDLEPGTELAIERVLMFKDSDDIQIGHPTIENAKVMCEVLSHGKEKKIIVFKKKRRKTYEKKQGHRQNFTMIKVKEIIN